One Brassica napus cultivar Da-Ae chromosome A5, Da-Ae, whole genome shotgun sequence DNA window includes the following coding sequences:
- the LOC106434109 gene encoding protein SMAX1-LIKE 7-like — MPTPVTTARQCLTEETARALDDAVAVARRRSHAQTTSLHAISGLLTMPSSILREVCISRAAHSTPYSSRLQFRALELCVGVSLDRLPSSKPSPTTTTTTENEAEEEPPVSNSLMAAIKRSQATQRRHPETYHLHQLHGGVTQTTSVLKVELKYFILSILDDPIVSRVFGEAGFRSTDIKLDVLHPPVTRFPRSRCPPLFLCNVTESGSGRARFGYSGDFDENCRRIGEVLGRKDKKNPLLVGTCGGKALKTFSDSINRGKVGFLPLEISGLSVVSVAKEIGEMKLDELGRIVEQSCSKSKTGTVLNLGELKVLTSDALVSRLSELLKLHCEKLWFVGSVSSNEMYLKLIERFPTIDKDWNIHLLPITSSNQGVYPKSSLMGSFVPFGGFFSSTSDFRVPFSNSMNQSRLPRCHLCNEKCEQEVTALGKSGDQCSEKLPCWLRNVESEQDKGILRQAKDDPNTLASVQKKWDDICQRIHQTPAFPKLSFQPVRPQFPLQLVSTLQAENPPHQPGLSVKISKPKHIEDHTTRTTTNSPLSCVTTDLGLGTIYQESSTPVSLNRRGFELSKEKPLSRYCKDFKSLRELLSRKVGFQNEAVNAVSEIICGYRDDRSQLASATSNVWLALLGPDQVGKKKVATTLAEAFFGGRENCVCVDFKAQDRLDDRFRGKTVVDYIAGEVSKRVESVVFIENVDKAEFPDQVRLSDAVRTGKLRDSHGREIGMKNVIVLATTSNILDERVEYSEGRVLTPKKCKLQIKLADNANKNGLNKRRQELGTEGTELRAVKSQRSFLDLNLPVDETEANADEEAHAMSENSKAWLEDFFEQVDGKVTFKTIDFDGLAKNIQRSILSHFRRSFGHETRLEIESDAILQILAALRWSPDEEKTVDQWMQTVLSSSFAEARQKYNSNFSFAVKLVASQDSTAEEETAGIQLPARVEVI, encoded by the exons ATGCCGACACCGGTTACCACTGCGAGGCAATGTTTAACGGAAGAAACAGCACGCGCACTAGACGACGCGGTAGCCGTCGCGCGTAGGAGAAGCCACGCGCAAACGACGTCTCTCCACGCCATCTCCGGTCTCTTAACCATGCCTTCTTCGATTCTCCGCGAAGTTTGCATTTCACGCGCCGCTCACAGCACGCCGTACTCTTCCCGCCTCCAGTTCCGCGCGCTCGAGCTCTGCGTCGGCGTATCTCTCGACAGACTCCCTTCCTCGAAACCTTCtccgacgacgacgacgacgacggagaaCGAGGCGGAGGAAGAGCCGCCGGTGTCTAACTCCCTCATGGCGGCGATCAAACGCTCTCAGGCGACTCAGAGAAGGCACCCGGAGACTTACCATCTCCATCAGCTCCACGGTGGGGTTACTCAAACGACGTCGGTTTTGAAGGTTGAGCTTAAGTACTTCATATTGTCGATACTCGATGACCCGATCGTGAGCCGGGTGTTCGGCGAAGCCGGGTTTCGGAGCACGGACATAAAGCTCGACGTGCTTCATCCTCCGGTGACGCGGTTCCCGCGTTCTCGCTGTCCTCCACTGTTTCTATGTAACGTAACCGAATCTGGCTCTGGTCGGGCGAGATTCGGGTATAGCGGTGACTTCGACGAGAACTGTCGGAGAATCGGGGAAGTGTTGGGTCGGAAAGACAAGAAGAATCCTCTTCTTGTCGGAACTTGCGGCGGTAAAGCGCTCAAAACGTTTAGTGACTCGATCAACAGAGGAAAGGTAGGGTTTCTGCCTCTGGAGATTAGTGGGTTAAGCGTCGTTAGTGTAGCGAAAGAGATCGGTGAGATGAAACTCGATGAGTTGGGGAGAATCGTGGAGCAAAGCTGCTCGAAATCTAAAACGGGGACGGTTTTGAATCTAGGAGAGCTCAAGGTCTTAACCAGTGATGCTCTCGTGTCGAGGCTCTCGGAGCTGTTGAAGCTTCATTGTGAGAAGCTCTGGTTCGTCGGGAGTGTGTCGAGCAACGAGATGTATTTGAAACTGATCGAGAGGTTCCCCACGATTGACAAAGACTGGAATATTCATCTTCTTCCTATTACATCTTCGAATCAAGGAGTTTATCCCAAGTCAAG TTTGATGGGATCATTTGTTCCATTTGGAGGCTTCTTCTCATCAACATCAGATTTCAGAGTACCGTTTAGTAACTCAATGAACCAGTCTCGTCTTCCTCGGTGTCATCTCTGTAACGAGAAGTGTGAGCAAGAAGTCACAGCCTTAGGTAAGTCCGGTGATCAGTGTTCAGAGAAGTTGCCTTGTTGGTTACGTAATGTGGAATCTGAACAAGACAAAGGGATTCTCAGACAG GCTAAAGATGATCCAAACACACTAGCTTCTGTGCAGAAGAAATGGGACGACATTTGTCAACGAATCCATCAAACTCCGGCGTTTCCTAAACTCAGCTTCCAGCCTGTTAGACCACAGTTCCCACTTCAGCTTGTTTCAACCCTTCAAGCTGAGAATCCGCCACACCAACCCGGTTTATCTGTAAAAATCTCGAAGCCAAAACATATAGAAGATCACACAACTCGCACAACAACGAACTCGCCTTTGAGCTGTGTTACAACAGATCTAGGGCTAGGAACAATCTACCAGGAGTCAAGCACACCGGTATCACTTAACCGGAGAGGCTTTGAGCTGAGCAAAGAGAAACCATTGTCACGGTACTGCAAAGACTTCAAGTCTCTCAGAGAATTACTCTCTCGGAAAGTAGGGTTTCAGAACGAAGCTGTGAACGCCGTTAGCGAGATCATCTGCGGATACAGAGATGATAGAAGCCAGCTAGCTTCAGCCACAAGTAATGTCTGGCTCGCTCTTCTTGGACCAGATCAAGTCGGGAAGAAGAAAGTAGCAACAACTCTCGCTGAAGCCTTCTTCGGCGGGCGAGAAAACTGCGTTTGCGTGGATTTCAAGGCACAGGACCGGCTCGACGATAGATTCAGAGGGAAAACAGTTGTTGACTACATCGCCGGAGAAGTGTCCAAGCGTGTGGAGTCTGTTGTTTTCATCGAGAACGTGGACAAAGCTGAGTTTCCTGATCAGGTAAGACTGTCTGATGCTGTGAGAACTGGTAAGCTCCGTGACTCGCACGGAAGAGAGATCGGTATGAAGAATGTTATAGTTTTAGCTACTACTTCGAATATTCTTGATGAGCGTGTCGAATACTCCGAGGGAAGAGTTCTCACCCCTAAAAAATGTAAACTCCAGATAAAACTCGCCGACAATGCTAACAAGAACGGTCTGAATAAGCGAAGACAGGAGTTAGGAACAGAGGGTACAGAGCTTCGAGCTGTAAAGTCTCAACGTTCGTTTCTCGATCTGAATCTTCCAGTGGATGAGACAGAAGCAAACGCAGATGAAGAAGCGCATGCAATGTCCGAGAACAGTAAAGCTTGGCTTGAGGATTTTTTCGAGCAAGTTGACGGGAAAGTGACgttcaaaacgatcgactttgaTGGGTTAGCGAAGAACATACAAAGGAGCATCTTGTCGCATTTTCGTCGGTCGTTTGGACATGAAACACGTCTAGAGATCGAAAGCGATGCGATCCTTCAGATTCTAGCTGCCTTGAGATGGTCACCAGATGAAGAGAAAACGGTTGATCAGTGGATGCAAACCGTTCTTTCTTCAAGCTTCGCTGAAGCGAGACAAAAGTATAATTCCAATTTTTCTTTCGCTGTGAAACTTGTCGCCTCTCAAGATTCTACCGCTGAAGAGGAAACGGCGGGAATACAGTTACCGGCGAGAGTTGAAGTGATCTAA